Genomic segment of Planctomycetota bacterium:
CGTCGTCGCGCGGCGCGTCCCCGCAGACCCGACGCTCCCGCCCATCGCGCTCTCCACCGACGACGGCTGGTCGGGCAGTCTCGAGGTCACCTTCGCTTCCAGCCTCCCGTGGATCTCCGTCGTCCGCGCGAGCATCGCGCCCTTCTGCGCGCTCGATCCGTCAACGCATCAGAGCCGCTTCTGGCTCCCCGGCTACGCCTTCGCCACCCAGTGGCACACCTATCTGCTCACCGGGCAGCACGCCCCGCACGGCCCCGCGTGTCCAGAAGGGCCCCCCGGGCCCGACCTCACCGGCGACTGCTTGTCCACCGTCGACGACCTGTACGCCGCCGCCCAGACGCCCGCCGACATCGATCGCGACGGCCTCATCACCCCGCAAGACACCGCCGCCCTCGCCTGCTGGTTGCGTCGGGGCGAGTTCGCCGATCTCGTCGCCGCCGGCCCCTGAGCCGGGCCCCCGCCCGGCGCGTGCCGCCTTCGCTCGGGCCTTCCGACGAACCACGCACCAGTTTCTCGCGCTCAACGGGCTTCCCGCGGGTGCAAGGCCGAACCTCTCTCGCGCGAACAGCGTTGAAACGCCCGGTTGCCCGGCCGCGCGGCAGCCTCGCCACCCGGAACCCGTGCATGAACGAACAGAGTCGCCCCGCCAGCAACCCCTCCCACCTCGACCCGCAAGCCGCGTTGGTCGCATTCCTCAAGGGCCGCTCGGCGCCTTGCCCGCGATGCGCCTACGACCTGCGCGACATCCAGACCGCAAACTGCCCGGAGTGCGGCGAGCCCCTCGTGCTCATGGTCGGCTCGCCCAACGCCCGCTTCGGATGGCTCGTCCTCGCCATCGCACCGGGCTGCTTCTCCGGCGTCGCCGCGATCTTTGTCCTCATCCCCGTCTGCATCCACCTCCTGAATCCCTCGCCCGCGGCCAATGGTGTCTGGGCCCTTATTGCCGCCGACGCCTTCGGGTTCGCCAGCGCCGCGTCCATCGTGCTCATGTACCGCGCCCGCCATCGCATCATGGGCTGGCCGTCACGCCGCCAGGCGGCCTTCGCCGCCGCGGTATGGGCAGTCCACGTCCTCGCCCTCGCGCTCCTCATCCTCGGGATGCGATACCTGTGAGAGCCCCGCTCGGTGAAAGAGCAAAGCACGCACCGGTTGTCCCTACCGTTCCACGGATGTCGATCGCTCAGCTCAAACGCAACACCGTGATCGGTCTTGCCCTGAGCCTGCTGCTCGCGGGGGGTAAGTTTGTCGCGGGCCTGCTGGGGCACTCCAGCGCGCTCGTCGCCGACGGCGTGGAGTCGCTCGCCGACACCGTCGGCTCCATCGTCGTCTGGCAGGGCTTCCGGGTCGCCAGCCGAGATCCCGACGACCGCCACCCCTACGGCTACGGCCGTGCCGAGACGGTCGCGGCGTTCTCCGTCGGCACGCTTCTCGTGGGTGCCGCGGTCGTCATCGTCATCAAGGCCTTTGCCGAGATGTTCACGCCCCACACGCCCCCCGCCTCCTGGACCCTCTTCGCACTCGTCGGTGTCATCGCCGCCAAGGAAGTGCTCTTCCGCGTCGTACTCCGCGGGGCCGAGATGTTCGACTCCGACGCCGCCCGCGCCGACGCCTGGCACCACCGCGCCGACGCCATCACCTCCGCCGTCGCCATCGTTGGCGTCGCCATCGCCATCTGGGGTCCACCCCTCCTCGGCCGCACCCAACTCGTTTTCGCCGACGAAGTCGCCGCCATCCTCGCCGCGGGCATCATCCTCGTCACCGCCTCGCGGCTCATCCGCCCGCCGCTGCTCGAGTTGCTCGACGCCTCGCCCCCCGACCTCGTCGGCCGCGTTCAGGAGTCCGCCGCGCGCGTCGAGGGCGTCCGCCTCGTGGAGAAGGTCCTCGCCCGCAAAAGCGGCCGCGGCTACCACATCGACATGCACCTCCACGTGCCGCCCGACATGCCCGTGCGCGACGCCCACATCCTCTCGGGCAAGGTCAAGGCCCGCATCCGCGCCGAGCAGCCTCGCGTCCTCAACGTACTCATCCACATCGAGCCCGACGAAAAACCTCACGAGCCCGCGTAGCGGCCGGCCCGATCGTGGTTTCACGCCGGCTCGATCGTCGCCGTCAGCCCCGCGCTCTTCAGCCGCTCCACGTACAACTCCGCCAACTCGCGGTGCGTCGTCGCCACCAGCGCCACGCCCTTCCGGTGCGC
This window contains:
- a CDS encoding cation diffusion facilitator family transporter; this encodes MSIAQLKRNTVIGLALSLLLAGGKFVAGLLGHSSALVADGVESLADTVGSIVVWQGFRVASRDPDDRHPYGYGRAETVAAFSVGTLLVGAAVVIVIKAFAEMFTPHTPPASWTLFALVGVIAAKEVLFRVVLRGAEMFDSDAARADAWHHRADAITSAVAIVGVAIAIWGPPLLGRTQLVFADEVAAILAAGIILVTASRLIRPPLLELLDASPPDLVGRVQESAARVEGVRLVEKVLARKSGRGYHIDMHLHVPPDMPVRDAHILSGKVKARIRAEQPRVLNVLIHIEPDEKPHEPA
- a CDS encoding ATP-dependent Clp protease adaptor ClpS; translated protein: MLLHNDDAVEMEHVVRTLITVVSLRFEPAVNVMLEAHRKGVALVATTHRELAELYVERLKSAGLTATIEPA